The Centroberyx gerrardi isolate f3 chromosome 19, fCenGer3.hap1.cur.20231027, whole genome shotgun sequence genome has a segment encoding these proteins:
- the asb4 gene encoding ankyrin repeat and SOCS box protein 4, whose translation MLATFIITICEFISNLLHAVLRALEPVAGPAGLAGAVMEEFSPRQLAAKQLKERFLKALQRNDTQEVLQILHTTNLDINTVLEVEDRSMVLASYKQGYWLPGYKLEKSWAMGLHVCVMYNAVETALVLLQEGAAVNRMPNGKTPLHVACEVSNADCAALLLAHGARVNGLSLSGHTPLHYCITRESVDCAKQLILKGGKVNMPSQNNDEDTPLHTAARFGIPELVALYLTHGASVDAFNSRQETPLITAAFWTLDTKEQIYSQDHHLVCRILLDHKADPNLQEEDNKTALHKAAWNCDHVLMQMLLEAGADTRAMDINGCAPIQYLLKVTDVRAMAIPELCYQLLLNHNAARIYPPQFHKVLQTCYDFPKAVEIMVNSYERLKPTKKWRAAIPDDCYKRHEEFYDSLFAVCTNTPRTLLHLARCAIRAKLGRRCHTDIGQLPLPPSIQKYLLLEPEGILY comes from the exons ATGCTCGCCACATTCATCATCACTATTTGTGAGTTCATCTCCAATCTTCTCCATGCTGTGTTGAGAGCGTTAGAGCCAGTGGCAGGTCCGGCCGGGTTGGCGGGGGCGGTCATGGAGGAGTTCAGCCCCAGACAGCTGGCTGCCAAGCAGCTGAAGGAGCGCTTCCTGAAGGCCCTGCAGAGGAACGACACCCAGGAGGTCCTGCAGATCCTCCACACCACCAACCTAGACATAAACACCGTCCTGGAGGTGGAGGACCGCAGCATGGTCCTGGCCTCATACAAACAAG GTTACTGGCTGCCAGGCTACAAACTGGAGAAGTCCTGGGCGATGGggctccatgtgtgtgtgatgtacaaTGCCGTAGAAACAGCGCTGGTGCTCCTTCAGGAAGGGGCGGCGGTCAACCGGATGCCCAATGGGAAGACGCCGCTGCACGTGGCCTGCGAGGTCTCCAACGCCGACTGTGCGGCCTTGCTATTGGCCCACGGGGCCAGGGTCAACGGCCTATCGCTGAGCggacacacacccctccactaCTGTATCACCAGGGAGTCTGTGGACTGTGCCAAGCAGCTCATCCTCAAAG GTGGAAAAGTGAACATGCCCAGCCAGAACAACGATGAGGACACACCCttacacacagcagccagatTCGGCATCCCAGAGCTGGTGGCTCTGTACTTGACCCACGGCGCTTCTGTGGACGCATTCAACTCTCGCCAGGAGACGCCCCTGATCACTGCAGCCTTCTGGACTCTAGACACCAAAGAGCAAATCTACAGCCAAGATCACCACCTTGTCTGTCGCATCCTGCTGGACCACAAAGCAG ACCCCAACCTCCAAGAAGAGGACAATAAAACCGCTCTCCACAAGGCGGCGTGGAACTGCGACCACGTCCTGATGCAGATGCTGCTGGAGGCCGGAGCGGACACGCGGGCCATGGACATCAACGGCTGCGCCCCCATCCAGTATCTCCTCAAAGTGACGGACGTCAGGGCCATGGCCATCCCCGAGCTCTGCTACCAGCTGCTGCTCAACCACAACGCAGCACGCATCTACCCGCCCCAGTTCCACAAG GTGTTGCAGACCTGCTATGACTTCCCCAAAGCCGTAGAAATCATGGTCAACTCTTACGAACGTTTAAAACCCACGAAGAAGTGGAGAGCTGCCATTCCTGACGACTGCTACAAG CGTCATGAAGAATTCTACGACTCTTTGTTTGCTGTTTGCACCAACACCCCTCGCACCCTGCTACACCTGGCCAGGTGTGCCATCAGAGCCAAGCTGGGCAGGCGCTGCCACACCGACATCGGACAGCTGCCCCTGCCACCCTCCATCCAGAAATATTTATTACTGGAACCTGAGGGCATACTGTACTGA